The Natronolimnobius baerhuensis DNA segment GTGTTTGGCACCTGGGCTGGAGTGAGCATGTTCTCGACGGGACCGGTCGTCGCTGTCGGCTTTGCTCACTCCGACGTCGCTGGCCAGTGGGCAACGATGACAAAACTCTCGAGAAATGCACTCATTGGCGCTGTTGTCCTCGTGTATGCGAGTTATTACGCGCGCGGTACTGGCGAGGGTCGGCCATCCGTCAGGACACTCTGGGACGAGTTTCCGAAGTTCGTGCTCGGCTTTCTCGCACTCGCTGTCGTCGCGAGTGCGGGTGTTCTCTCGTCGGCACAGCTCTCCTCAATCGAAAACGCCTACAACTGGCTGTTCGTCCTCGCGTTTGTGGGACTGGGGACCGAAATTCGGCTCGAGAATCTCAGACAAACTGGACTCACGCCCGCTATCGTCGTCCTCTGTTCGCTGTTGCTCAGTAGCGCCCTCGCACTTGCACTGTTGCTCGTACTGTTCTGAGATGATCTGTTGAGTCGAGTTGTGAGTCCGGCTACGAGCGATCCTGCACTCAGCCCGACCCGATGGATATCAACATGAGCCCGTCTGCGTCTCCGAGTTAAAGTGACTGAGTCCCGCGCCTCGAGACCAGATTACGGAAGCCCTTGCGGGAGTCTCACACGCCAGAATATACTTCTGACAACCTCTTTCATCCGAGAGGTGTTCTGACTGGTTTGTTGTTCGTGTTTCCCGTGCCAAAACTTCCGTCGAAGGACAGAGCAATATTTGCCACCGAGACCGTGATGGGGTGTCCACCCGGAAATCGCAGTTCTCGGTGAGAGTTCACGGGAGACCGTACTCGCACATCGACTGGTGGTGAATCCACGCACAGGTCGGTTCCTGCGGGAGCGTCCTGAAACCCTCATATTTCACGGGTTTTCTAGTATCGTTTCCGTGTGATCGCCGGCAGACAGATACTGCCTGAGGGTCCCATGCATACTGTTGAGAGTTTTGCTGGTTTCAGGGTGTGTGCCGAAGACTTGCTGGGTGACGAGGGGATACATAGGCTCCGTTACTACGGGGGAACAACTATGGAACGAACCTATTCGCGACGATCTGCGTTGCAACTTCTCGGTACTGGGGCGGCAGCCTCGCTTGCTGGCTGTGCGAGTATGCTCGATGGCGGAGACTCAGTCCGAATCTCCGGTGGCGTCGGCCCGCTGCCGATGGTGGAAGTCTGGGCAGATATGTATGAAGAAGCACACGACGACGTCTCGTTCGACATCTCCGGCGGCGGAACCGGTGTCGGCGTCTCGGATGTCCGCAACGACCAGGTCGACATCGCGATGATGGGACGCGACCCAGAACCGGACGAAATCGATCAAGGCCTGTTCGCCGTCCCGATGCTCATCGATACCGTCGTCGGGACGGTCAACGCCGACAACCCCGCGCTTGAGGACCTGCAGGAAAACGGTCTGACTCGCGAGGATATGGAGGCCATCTTCACCGGCGAGGTCACGAACTGGGGCGAGGTCGTCGAGACAGACATCGACGAGGATATCATCGTCTACGGTCGCTCTGATGCCTCCGCAGCGTACAAACAGTGGGGAGACTTCCTCGGCGGCGAAGACGACTACTACACCCAAAGCGACCTCGAGAGCTACTCGGACGGTAACGAGAACGGTGACCAGGGCGTCGCTAACGCCCTCGGACGATCCGAGAACGCCATTGCGATGAACAACATCAACTACGTCTACGACCTCGAGACCGGTGAAATCGAGGGCGACATTCGCCCGATTCCGCTCGACAGAGACGGCACCGGACTCTCCGAGGACGAAGACTTCTACGAGACGCGCGATGGCATTCTCGCGGCCGTTGAGGACGGGCGCTACCCGATGCCGCCAGCCCGTGAGATGTACCTCGCTTCGGACGGCCAGTTCGATGAGGTGGCACAGGACTTCGTCGAGTGGGTCCTGACTGAGGGACAGCAACACGTCCGAGAGAACGGCTACGTCCCCCTCGAGGAGGAGACGCTCGAGGAGGCCCAACAAGACCTCGAAACGGGGCCCTAACCTGAACGATGGAGGGGGCGACGGAATCAGCAGAGTCGGACGATAATCGAGGCCGGCTGTCACAGCGCCTGCGGCGAGAGCGACTCAGTAGCTACTGGTTCACCGGTGCCGGCTACTTTGCCATTGCACTGTTCGCGCTGATTGTGCTGACGCTGATCTACCAGTCACTGCCGCTGCTGTCGGAGTACTCTCTCGTCCAGGTGCTTACGTCCTCGAACTGGGACCCTGCCCGGAACGAGTTCGGCTTCCTGCCGGCGATTGTCGGGACAATCTACGTGACGATCCTGACGATGCTCATCGGAACGCCAATCGCGATCCTCACGGCGATCTACATCGCTGAGTATGCAGAAGGGCGGACGAAACGACTCGTCTCGTCGTTCATCGACGTCCTCGCGGCGATCCCGAGTGTCATCTTCGGGCTCGTCGCGCTGATCGTCGTCGTTCCGTTCGTGGGAAACTACCTCGCGCCGGTGTTTGGCTCGAGTGGAACCGGGACTGGGATTTTCACGGTCAGTCTCGTGATGGGGATCATCGTCACGCCGTTTATGATCTCGCTGTCGGTCGAGTCCCTCGAGGCACTGCCCGATGAGTTGCGCGAGTCCTCGCTTGGCGTCGGCGCGACGAAGTGGGAGACGATCCGGTTGGTCCTGTTGCGGGCTGCAGGTCCCGGCATCTTCTCGGCGATTTTGCTCGGGTTCGGCCGCGTCTTCGGCGCGACAATCGTCCCCGCGATGCTCATTGGGGGCCAGACCCGACTGCCGGACTCGCTGTTCTCGACGGGACAGACCCTGCCGACGCTCATCGTGAACGACTTCGGCGAACTCATGTCGGTGCCGATCACGCAGTCGGCGCTGATCTTCGTTGGCCTCATGCTGGTCGTCGTCGTCTGGATCTTCAACTTCAGTGCGATGCTCGTTCGTCGCCGACTCCAGCGGAGGTGGCAGTACTGATGGATCGATACGCCAAACAGCGGCTGTTCGAGTTGCTCGCCCGCGGTGCGGCCGCACTCGTCGTCGCCG contains these protein-coding regions:
- the pstC gene encoding phosphate ABC transporter permease subunit PstC; amino-acid sequence: MEGATESAESDDNRGRLSQRLRRERLSSYWFTGAGYFAIALFALIVLTLIYQSLPLLSEYSLVQVLTSSNWDPARNEFGFLPAIVGTIYVTILTMLIGTPIAILTAIYIAEYAEGRTKRLVSSFIDVLAAIPSVIFGLVALIVVVPFVGNYLAPVFGSSGTGTGIFTVSLVMGIIVTPFMISLSVESLEALPDELRESSLGVGATKWETIRLVLLRAAGPGIFSAILLGFGRVFGATIVPAMLIGGQTRLPDSLFSTGQTLPTLIVNDFGELMSVPITQSALIFVGLMLVVVVWIFNFSAMLVRRRLQRRWQY
- a CDS encoding PstS family phosphate ABC transporter substrate-binding protein produces the protein MERTYSRRSALQLLGTGAAASLAGCASMLDGGDSVRISGGVGPLPMVEVWADMYEEAHDDVSFDISGGGTGVGVSDVRNDQVDIAMMGRDPEPDEIDQGLFAVPMLIDTVVGTVNADNPALEDLQENGLTREDMEAIFTGEVTNWGEVVETDIDEDIIVYGRSDASAAYKQWGDFLGGEDDYYTQSDLESYSDGNENGDQGVANALGRSENAIAMNNINYVYDLETGEIEGDIRPIPLDRDGTGLSEDEDFYETRDGILAAVEDGRYPMPPAREMYLASDGQFDEVAQDFVEWVLTEGQQHVRENGYVPLEEETLEEAQQDLETGP